A portion of the Chloroflexota bacterium genome contains these proteins:
- a CDS encoding ParA family protein: MAYPIAICSQKGGVAKTTTTLSLAGALAEQHYRVLAIDLDPQSNLTLGFGFQPRQFQYTLADVLLNAADATTVLVPTDIAGIDLIPAGKQLHLAERYLPSRPRYQYLLKDALQPLQDAYDYILLDCPPSLSVLSTNALVTASMALLLTQAEYFSAYALKPMLQTLQTIRQRHNPTLVYRILLTMFRRRNRAHRIIRARLEATFGGGLCRTVIETDTKLREAAIAGMPITHFSSSSRSALQYRDLAQELVAYVQKESIRETA, translated from the coding sequence ATGGCCTATCCCATCGCAATTTGTAGCCAAAAAGGCGGTGTTGCCAAAACCACCACAACGCTGAGCCTGGCTGGCGCCCTTGCCGAACAGCACTACCGGGTTTTGGCAATCGACCTCGACCCGCAAAGCAACCTGACGTTGGGCTTCGGCTTCCAGCCGCGCCAGTTCCAATACACCCTTGCCGATGTCTTGCTCAACGCCGCCGACGCCACGACCGTCCTCGTCCCTACCGACATCGCGGGTATTGACCTCATTCCCGCAGGCAAACAGCTCCATCTGGCAGAGCGTTACCTTCCCAGTCGACCCCGTTACCAATATCTTCTCAAAGACGCCCTCCAACCCCTCCAAGACGCCTACGACTACATCCTGCTGGATTGTCCCCCTTCCCTCAGCGTGCTCAGCACCAATGCTTTAGTGACAGCATCCATGGCCTTGTTGCTCACCCAGGCAGAATATTTCTCGGCCTACGCTCTCAAGCCCATGCTACAAACGCTGCAAACCATCCGACAACGGCACAATCCTACCCTGGTTTACCGCATTCTTCTCACCATGTTCCGGCGTCGCAACCGAGCCCATCGTATCATCCGGGCACGACTGGAAGCCACCTTCGGCGGCGGCCTTTGCCGCACCGTGATCGAGACCGACACCAAACTACGGGAAGCGGCCATTGCTGGCATGCCCATCACCCACTTCTCTTCCAGCAGCCGCAGCGCATTGCAATATCGCGACCTGGCCCAGGAGTTAGTTGCTTATGTCCAAAAAGAAAGCATTCGAGAAACGGCTTGA
- a CDS encoding GAF domain-containing protein, whose amino-acid sequence MSKKKAFEKRLDALFQTLQEETAEAEALHIAPERIEGWGWQSDAAGRYQACDESITSLLGYPREALLGQAIDRFALETASQEAVRRALNAGDFPAEVPVILRDAHGQSRAALFYIVKQTPEGGFQGFVRLQTDGGMPTEPLTPLPQPAAALTLGEIFPKGLRTDGQKVLPAERSLTPVGMRALQARQPIATSSPEGAALAVPLEVPPKTALLEALDPSPDRTWTPDEERLVEQVAEQLALALENAQLFQSAQRRAAELETLHQMATAINRSLDLDEIYHEVLQQLQSLVHVDAGLITQPIEGDDEYLQLVAHWNLPPELVERLEKNKIAIQRSCCGLTYQKREIVVLSDLELAHEGAPEIGMVPRQFGFHSYMGAPLIYQDQVLGTLCLFRRNVHEATEHEKRLLSTIANQVASAAANARLFQQTKDALETTESLYEATATFNAATSYEDILKAIHAHVGAHARIITLGAFSKPWVDDNNPPEWITPLAYWSNLKAREVDPDILHQLANYKFPLSDYPDLQEIRNGRFIEDIEKWESATPQTRYIYTDLLKSKATAFLPLYVGGEWFGVLNIIYDDHVEFSHAYRQFLGALASQASIAIQNLRSLEAIHQRTEETKALYQATAQFNAATSYDDIVQTLQEVLQQPLSLVVLGLFNRPWTKDDEPEIIEPVAYWAAPHIPPEVAAELQKPYPIEHFPVIRQLSPDKPLIIPDTSDNPPWDANTHHVYAEVLGGKAAAFIPLEVSGRWIGFLNLLYSEPVHFDQATHQRIRALVTQAGIAVETLRALDTIRQRSEETEALYRATAAFNTATTYQDVLQTLHDHIGEHVHTVIISMFNRPWDDEHTPEWVYPLGYHTSSDIPPDLLETLASQRYPIESFPTIRHIREGLFIPDTSKRAEWNEATRVLYADQLHARAIAFVPMHLGGRWIGFLNVLYDQPMTFTPRERQFVQTLTSQAGVAIENLRSLETIQKRSKETETLYQLAARLNETSSYQDIVNALHDLTPLGEGASNISLNVFSKPWQDPDDIPQWVSVMARWSKLPSDALLPRYPLAQFPAARLLSPSEPLVIADVANDPRLDEQTRALYAQQFRAASTVFYPLVAAGQWLGYVNAIYGQQREFAEDELRLISAAVSQAAVAYQNLHRYETTQKYAQDLETAALTASEIAAASQDMEALLSHSVELIRERFGFYHASVFLIDESGSYAVVRASTGKAGEEMLQRHHRLAIGHRSTVGQAAARREPVILNNVLQSDIHRPNPLLPDTRAEAAIPLIAGERLIGVLDVQATEINAFTEDSVRMLQLLATQLAVAIENAQAYELERQALEEMRRADELKSQFLANMSHELRTPLNSIIGFSRVILKGIDGPITDLQQQDLTAIYNAGQHLLGLINDILDLSKIEAGKMELAFEEVDIGDLVNSVMSTAVGLVKDKPVELVKEIQPDLPIIHADPIRVRQVLLNLVSNAAKFTENGYIKVFARLQKGPHGLEEVLIGVEDTGPGISKEDQEKLFKPFSQVDASLTRKTGGTGLGLSISRNLVEMHGGRIWVESEVGKGSTFYFTLPLIQAGTSDEESERIILAIDDDTNVIHLYQRYLTPEGYRVVPLTDPNMAVARARELKPVAILLDIMMPGRDGWQVLQDLKTHEATKHIPVIIASIVDEREKGFSLGAAEYLVKPILEEDLKRALKTLDPDGQVKEVLIVEDDTSDRYLITRLLEEIGSYTIRTAETGQEALEQIRERRPDAIVLDLLLPEMDGFAVLEAIRGTAEWQDIPVVIFTAAELSAGDLARLRAASQALLKKGALGTDELLQRLRQVLQKVGPAAPPPEQDA is encoded by the coding sequence ATGTCCAAAAAGAAAGCATTCGAGAAACGGCTTGACGCCCTCTTCCAAACCCTGCAAGAAGAAACTGCCGAAGCCGAGGCGCTTCACATTGCTCCCGAGCGCATTGAGGGGTGGGGTTGGCAGAGCGACGCGGCAGGGCGCTACCAGGCCTGTGACGAAAGCATCACCTCCCTCTTGGGCTACCCGCGTGAAGCGCTCTTAGGGCAGGCCATTGACCGCTTTGCCCTTGAGACTGCCTCTCAAGAAGCCGTCCGCCGCGCCCTGAACGCCGGCGACTTTCCCGCCGAGGTGCCGGTTATTCTGCGAGATGCCCACGGCCAAAGCCGTGCGGCGTTGTTCTACATCGTCAAACAAACACCCGAGGGCGGCTTTCAAGGCTTTGTGCGCCTGCAAACCGATGGGGGCATGCCCACCGAACCCCTGACGCCGCTTCCCCAACCCGCCGCGGCGCTGACCCTCGGCGAGATCTTCCCCAAAGGGTTACGCACCGACGGCCAAAAGGTACTACCGGCAGAGCGCTCCCTGACACCAGTCGGCATGCGCGCCCTGCAAGCCCGGCAACCCATCGCGACCAGCAGCCCCGAAGGCGCTGCACTGGCCGTGCCGCTGGAAGTCCCGCCCAAAACCGCCCTGCTGGAAGCCCTCGACCCTTCCCCCGACCGCACCTGGACGCCTGATGAAGAGCGGCTGGTCGAACAAGTCGCCGAACAGCTGGCCCTCGCGCTGGAAAACGCCCAACTTTTCCAATCGGCCCAACGCCGCGCGGCTGAATTGGAAACCCTGCACCAGATGGCAACGGCCATCAACCGCTCGCTGGACCTCGACGAAATTTACCACGAGGTGCTCCAACAGTTGCAAAGCCTGGTGCATGTCGACGCAGGGCTCATTACCCAACCCATCGAAGGCGACGACGAATATCTGCAACTGGTGGCCCATTGGAATCTTCCCCCCGAACTGGTTGAACGGTTAGAAAAGAACAAAATCGCCATTCAACGCAGTTGCTGCGGCCTCACTTACCAGAAGCGCGAGATCGTCGTGCTTTCCGACCTCGAACTCGCGCACGAAGGCGCCCCCGAGATCGGCATGGTGCCCCGCCAGTTCGGCTTCCATTCATACATGGGCGCGCCTTTGATTTACCAGGACCAGGTGCTGGGCACACTGTGCCTCTTCCGCCGCAACGTCCACGAAGCGACCGAGCACGAAAAACGGCTTCTGAGCACAATTGCCAACCAAGTGGCCTCTGCCGCAGCCAACGCCCGCCTTTTCCAGCAAACGAAAGACGCGCTGGAAACCACCGAAAGCCTTTACGAAGCCACCGCGACTTTCAACGCGGCAACATCCTACGAAGACATCCTGAAGGCTATCCACGCTCACGTGGGGGCACATGCGCGTATCATTACCCTGGGTGCATTCTCCAAACCTTGGGTCGACGATAACAACCCACCAGAGTGGATTACTCCTCTAGCCTATTGGAGCAACCTTAAAGCACGGGAAGTTGACCCCGATATACTTCACCAATTAGCAAACTACAAGTTTCCCCTATCTGACTACCCTGACCTCCAGGAAATTCGCAACGGACGATTCATCGAAGACATTGAAAAATGGGAAAGCGCTACACCTCAAACGCGCTACATCTACACTGACCTACTAAAGTCTAAAGCAACAGCCTTTTTACCCCTCTATGTAGGTGGAGAGTGGTTTGGCGTCCTCAACATCATTTACGATGACCATGTTGAGTTCAGTCACGCCTACCGACAATTTCTTGGCGCGTTGGCAAGCCAGGCCAGTATCGCTATCCAAAACTTACGCTCACTGGAAGCCATCCACCAGCGCACTGAAGAAACCAAAGCCCTTTACCAAGCCACTGCCCAATTCAACGCGGCCACTTCCTACGATGACATCGTCCAAACCCTTCAGGAAGTGCTTCAGCAGCCCCTCAGCCTGGTGGTGCTGGGGTTGTTCAACCGCCCCTGGACCAAAGACGATGAGCCTGAGATCATCGAGCCGGTTGCTTATTGGGCTGCGCCCCACATCCCTCCTGAAGTCGCCGCGGAACTGCAAAAGCCCTACCCCATTGAGCACTTCCCGGTCATCCGCCAGCTCTCGCCCGACAAGCCACTGATCATCCCCGACACCTCCGACAACCCGCCGTGGGATGCCAACACCCACCACGTTTACGCCGAAGTGCTGGGGGGGAAAGCCGCGGCGTTCATTCCCCTGGAAGTCAGCGGCCGCTGGATTGGTTTCCTGAACCTGCTTTACAGCGAACCTGTGCACTTCGACCAGGCCACGCACCAACGCATCCGAGCCCTGGTGACCCAGGCAGGCATCGCGGTAGAAACCCTGCGGGCGCTGGACACCATCCGCCAGCGCAGTGAAGAAACCGAAGCCCTTTACAGAGCCACCGCCGCCTTCAACACCGCCACAACTTACCAGGACGTCTTGCAAACCCTTCACGACCACATCGGCGAGCACGTTCACACCGTCATCATCAGCATGTTCAACCGCCCCTGGGATGACGAACACACTCCCGAATGGGTCTACCCGCTGGGCTACCACACCAGCAGCGACATTCCACCCGACTTACTCGAAACGCTGGCTTCTCAACGCTACCCTATCGAAAGTTTCCCAACGATTCGGCACATTCGAGAAGGGCTGTTCATTCCCGATACCTCCAAACGGGCTGAGTGGAATGAAGCCACGCGCGTGCTGTATGCAGACCAACTGCACGCCCGGGCCATCGCCTTTGTTCCCATGCACCTGGGCGGTCGCTGGATTGGCTTCCTGAACGTGCTCTACGACCAGCCCATGACGTTCACGCCACGTGAGCGGCAATTCGTGCAAACGCTGACCAGCCAGGCTGGCGTTGCCATTGAAAACCTGCGTTCCCTTGAAACCATCCAAAAACGCAGCAAGGAAACCGAGACCCTCTACCAACTGGCCGCCCGCCTCAACGAAACCAGCAGTTACCAGGACATCGTAAACGCCCTTCACGACCTCACCCCGTTGGGCGAAGGCGCCAGCAACATCTCCCTGAATGTCTTCAGCAAACCCTGGCAGGACCCCGACGACATTCCCCAGTGGGTTAGCGTGATGGCACGGTGGAGCAAACTGCCGTCCGACGCCCTGCTTCCTCGTTACCCCTTGGCACAATTCCCAGCGGCGCGCTTGCTGAGCCCCTCAGAGCCGCTGGTGATTGCTGACGTCGCCAACGACCCGCGGTTAGACGAACAGACACGCGCCCTTTACGCCCAACAATTTCGCGCCGCCAGCACAGTTTTTTACCCCCTGGTGGCTGCTGGTCAATGGCTGGGCTACGTCAACGCCATTTACGGCCAGCAGCGCGAGTTTGCCGAAGACGAACTCCGCCTGATTTCCGCGGCCGTCTCGCAAGCCGCTGTGGCCTACCAGAACCTGCACCGCTACGAAACCACCCAGAAATACGCTCAGGACCTGGAAACGGCCGCCCTCACGGCCAGCGAAATCGCTGCCGCCAGCCAGGATATGGAAGCCTTGCTCAGCCATTCGGTAGAACTCATCCGCGAACGCTTCGGGTTCTACCACGCTTCGGTATTCCTCATCGATGAAAGCGGGTCCTACGCGGTGGTGCGGGCTTCCACGGGCAAGGCGGGCGAAGAGATGCTCCAACGCCACCACCGCTTAGCCATCGGCCACCGCTCGACCGTGGGGCAGGCGGCCGCCCGGCGCGAACCGGTCATCCTCAACAATGTCCTCCAAAGCGACATCCACCGCCCCAACCCACTCTTGCCTGACACGCGGGCCGAGGCAGCCATCCCCCTGATTGCAGGCGAGCGGCTCATCGGCGTGTTAGACGTGCAAGCCACCGAAATCAATGCCTTCACCGAAGATAGCGTCCGCATGCTCCAACTGTTGGCCACCCAACTGGCCGTCGCCATCGAAAACGCCCAGGCCTACGAACTGGAACGCCAGGCCCTGGAAGAAATGCGGCGCGCCGACGAACTCAAGAGCCAGTTCCTCGCCAACATGAGCCACGAGCTCCGCACCCCGCTCAACTCGATCATCGGCTTCTCGCGTGTCATCCTCAAAGGCATCGACGGCCCTATCACCGACCTGCAACAACAAGACCTCACCGCCATCTACAACGCCGGTCAACACCTGCTGGGCCTGATCAACGACATCCTCGACCTCTCTAAAATCGAGGCGGGCAAAATGGAACTTGCCTTCGAGGAAGTCGACATTGGCGACCTAGTCAACAGCGTCATGTCCACAGCCGTGGGCCTGGTCAAAGACAAACCGGTGGAACTGGTCAAAGAGATTCAGCCCGACCTCCCCATCATCCACGCCGACCCCATCCGGGTGCGGCAGGTGCTTCTCAACCTGGTTTCCAACGCGGCCAAATTCACCGAAAACGGCTACATCAAGGTCTTCGCCCGCCTGCAAAAAGGGCCTCACGGGCTGGAAGAAGTGCTCATCGGCGTGGAAGACACCGGCCCCGGCATTTCCAAAGAAGACCAGGAAAAACTCTTCAAACCGTTCTCGCAAGTCGATGCTTCGCTCACCCGCAAAACCGGCGGCACGGGCCTGGGGCTCTCGATTTCCCGCAACCTGGTCGAGATGCACGGCGGGCGCATTTGGGTCGAATCTGAAGTAGGCAAAGGCTCTACCTTCTATTTCACCTTGCCGCTCATCCAGGCCGGCACTTCGGACGAAGAAAGCGAGCGCATCATTCTCGCCATTGACGACGACACCAACGTCATCCACCTCTACCAGCGCTACCTCACGCCGGAAGGCTACCGCGTGGTCCCGCTTACCGACCCCAACATGGCCGTCGCACGGGCGCGCGAACTCAAGCCCGTCGCCATTCTGCTGGATATCATGATGCCGGGCCGCGATGGCTGGCAAGTGTTGCAAGACCTGAAAACCCACGAGGCCACCAAGCACATTCCTGTCATCATCGCCAGCATCGTCGACGAGCGAGAAAAGGGCTTCAGCCTGGGCGCGGCCGAATATCTGGTCAAACCCATTCTGGAAGAAGACCTCAAACGCGCGCTGAAAACGCTGGACCCGGATGGGCAGGTCAAAGAAGTGCTCATCGTGGAAGACGACACTTCAGATCGCTACCTGATCACCCGCCTGCTGGAAGAAATCGGCTCCTACACCATTCGCACCGCGGAAACAGGCCAGGAAGCGTTAGAGCAAATTCGGGAACGCCGCCCAGACGCCATCGTTCTGGATCTGCTCCTCCCTGAAATGGATGGCTTCGCCGTCCTGGAAGCCATTCGCGGCACCGCCGAGTGGCAAGACATCCCCGTGGTGATTTTCACAGCCGCCGAACTGTCGGCTGGGGACCTGGCCCGCCTGCGGGCGGCATCGCAGGCCCTGCTCAAGAAAGGCGCTTTGGGCACTGACGAACTGCTCCAACGCCTGCGCCAGGTGCTTCAGAAAGTCGGCCCCGCTGCGCCACCCCCTGAGCAAGACGCGTAA
- a CDS encoding DMT family transporter — translation MKHARRGLRAAVLSALFLGMAPIFGKQAILAGLPPLAVVALRTVFAALLLFFILLIFKRPFLHVYSLGLIGCLLAGAINGIGSLFYYSALGRIDAGIGQLLYSLYPLFVALWLWLDKQPPTRLTLVRLALAVPAVALLTLGGAHHLDPLGMGMMLLASALYALHIPVNQRVLFDVPAPTVTLYTLLAMSGVVVPAFLILGPVQFPYSAATWEPVIGLTLVTFFSRLTLFLGVKHIGGMQTALLGLGELLVTLALSHWWLHESLTSTQWAGAIILGVILLLAGIDQPAAPTRTHPGGGWLSWLRPRGLA, via the coding sequence ATGAAACACGCGCGGCGGGGACTTCGTGCGGCGGTGCTCTCTGCCCTCTTCCTGGGCATGGCACCCATTTTCGGCAAGCAGGCTATCCTGGCCGGCTTGCCTCCCCTCGCGGTGGTGGCCCTGCGCACCGTGTTCGCCGCGCTGCTCCTCTTCTTCATCCTCCTGATTTTCAAACGGCCTTTCTTGCACGTTTACTCCTTAGGGCTCATTGGTTGTTTGCTGGCCGGCGCGATCAACGGCATCGGCTCACTTTTCTATTACAGCGCCCTTGGCCGAATTGACGCCGGCATTGGGCAGTTGCTCTATTCGCTGTACCCGCTTTTCGTGGCCCTGTGGCTTTGGTTAGATAAACAGCCCCCCACCCGGCTCACCCTGGTGCGGTTGGCTCTGGCCGTACCAGCCGTAGCGCTGCTGACCCTCGGCGGCGCTCACCATCTCGACCCCCTCGGCATGGGGATGATGCTTCTGGCCTCCGCGCTGTACGCGCTGCACATTCCGGTCAACCAGCGCGTGCTGTTCGACGTGCCAGCACCCACCGTAACCCTTTACACCTTGCTGGCAATGAGTGGGGTGGTCGTCCCGGCATTCCTGATTCTGGGGCCGGTGCAATTTCCTTACAGCGCCGCTACGTGGGAACCCGTGATAGGCCTTACGCTGGTGACCTTCTTCTCGCGCCTCACCCTCTTCCTCGGCGTGAAACACATCGGCGGCATGCAAACCGCCCTGCTGGGGTTAGGAGAACTGCTGGTCACGCTGGCGCTTTCCCATTGGTGGCTGCACGAAAGCCTGACTTCAACCCAATGGGCTGGCGCCATTATCCTGGGCGTGATTTTATTACTGGCAGGCATAGACCAACCCGCCGCCCCCACCCGCACCCATCCCGGCGGCGGGTGGCTCAGCTGGCTGCGGCCGCGTGGCCTGGCATAA
- a CDS encoding ABC transporter permease, whose product MNLAHTRRMVFRTARRSHRRIRHTFLSVAVALLLWWGLVRLLNLPEFLLPTPWEVAVRGWQALQDGTLLHHTWITLQEVLSGLALGAGSATLLGYALAKSRTLERLLAPYLVASQSVPVVAIAPLLIIWFGTGLLAKTLICALIVFFPVLVNTVVGIRSVPEELRDLLHSLDATPWQVIRYLEIPAAMPVFLGGLRIGATLSVIGAVVGEFVAADSGLGFLINLARGRYDTPLVFVAVFTLIGLALALYGGVLALERHFLAWQAPAGKPRRY is encoded by the coding sequence ATGAATCTGGCCCACACCCGCCGCATGGTTTTCCGCACAGCCCGCCGCAGCCACCGCCGCATACGCCACACTTTCCTTTCCGTGGCCGTGGCGCTGCTGTTGTGGTGGGGATTGGTGCGTCTACTCAACCTGCCGGAATTCCTGCTCCCCACCCCGTGGGAAGTGGCCGTGCGCGGGTGGCAGGCCCTGCAAGATGGCACCCTTTTGCACCACACCTGGATTACCCTGCAAGAGGTGCTCTCTGGCCTGGCATTAGGGGCGGGAAGCGCCACCCTGCTGGGCTACGCGCTGGCAAAATCGCGCACCTTAGAACGCCTGCTCGCGCCTTACCTGGTCGCGAGCCAATCGGTGCCCGTTGTCGCCATCGCCCCGCTGCTCATCATCTGGTTTGGCACCGGCCTGCTGGCAAAAACGCTGATCTGCGCCCTCATCGTGTTCTTCCCGGTGCTGGTGAACACCGTGGTAGGCATTCGCAGCGTGCCCGAAGAGCTCCGCGACCTGCTCCACTCGTTAGATGCAACGCCGTGGCAGGTCATCCGCTATCTGGAAATCCCCGCGGCCATGCCGGTGTTCCTGGGCGGCCTGCGCATCGGGGCTACTCTCTCGGTCATCGGTGCGGTAGTCGGTGAATTCGTCGCTGCCGACAGCGGCCTGGGCTTCCTCATCAACCTGGCACGCGGCCGCTACGATACACCGCTGGTCTTCGTTGCCGTTTTCACCCTTATTGGCCTTGCCCTGGCCCTTTACGGCGGTGTGCTCGCGCTGGAACGCCATTTTCTGGCCTGGCAAGCCCCTGCCGGGAAACCCCGCCGCTATTGA
- a CDS encoding ABC transporter ATP-binding protein — translation MNATLPLVRVRHLGVVFPTEDGLGLEAIHDLSFEVQPQEFLAVVGPSGCGKSTLLRVLAGLLEATRGEVAFPAHPQGKPQVGLVFQKANLMPWRSVLRNITLPLELHGVPWQEAEARAQAMIDLMGLEGFADALPRDLSGGMAQRVALARALIHRPDLLLLDEPFTALDALTRERLWEELLRIWQHERTTVVMVTHSVTEALLLADRVLVLTDRPARLQVDLQVDLPRPRHADLRYTPHFGRLARRLREALGASPQKLR, via the coding sequence ATGAATGCAACCCTCCCCTTAGTGCGTGTTCGCCACCTTGGCGTTGTCTTCCCCACCGAAGACGGGCTGGGGCTGGAAGCCATTCACGACCTTTCTTTTGAAGTGCAACCGCAGGAATTCCTCGCAGTGGTCGGGCCTTCGGGGTGCGGCAAAAGCACCCTGCTGCGGGTGCTCGCCGGGCTGCTGGAAGCCACCCGCGGCGAAGTTGCCTTCCCGGCCCACCCGCAAGGCAAACCGCAAGTCGGGCTGGTCTTTCAAAAAGCCAACCTGATGCCGTGGCGAAGTGTGCTGCGCAACATCACCCTGCCGCTGGAACTGCACGGCGTGCCGTGGCAGGAAGCCGAAGCCCGCGCCCAGGCCATGATTGACCTCATGGGGCTGGAAGGCTTTGCCGACGCGCTGCCGCGCGACCTCTCTGGCGGCATGGCACAGCGGGTAGCACTGGCTCGGGCGCTTATCCATCGCCCCGACCTGCTGCTGCTCGACGAGCCTTTCACAGCCCTCGACGCCCTCACCCGCGAACGCCTGTGGGAAGAACTGCTGCGTATCTGGCAGCACGAGCGCACGACCGTGGTCATGGTCACGCATTCGGTGACCGAAGCGCTGCTGCTGGCCGACCGGGTGCTGGTGCTCACCGACCGTCCGGCGCGCCTGCAAGTGGATCTGCAGGTAGACCTTCCCCGCCCGCGCCACGCCGACCTGCGCTACACCCCCCATTTTGGCCGCCTGGCCCGCCGCCTGCGGGAAGCCCTCGGAGCCAGCCCCCAAAAGTTGCGGTAA